TGGTAGCGATCCATGAAGGAATCACAGTCATCCGTCGCCTCCATCATCTGACCCATGAAGTTGTCCCTCTCGTAGAGCCTCATTCTGTAGGATCCTCTGTACTGTTTGGGGAAGAGCACAAACACTGTCATTTTTGCCAAACACACCTACTGAGATATATTTATCATAAAAGGGATGTTATGTCTAATAGCGTACCATGGGGATCATGCGGCAGGACCTGATGCAGTTGTTGCCCCAGCCCCACATGCTCATGTAGTCAGCGTACTCGCCCCTCCTCATGAAATACTGGTTTCCCATGTAGTTGTTGCGGTCGTAGACCATCCAGCATCCGCTCTCCACCCTGCAGGAGTGACAGCGGCTCATGTAAGAGTGCATATCGGCACAATCACCGGTGCACTCCCAGGAGC
The Tachysurus fulvidraco isolate hzauxx_2018 chromosome 7, HZAU_PFXX_2.0, whole genome shotgun sequence DNA segment above includes these coding regions:
- the LOC113635552 gene encoding gamma-crystallin M2-like; protein product: MGRSWECTGDCADMHSYMSRCHSCRVESGCWMVYDRNNYMGNQYFMRRGEYADYMSMWGWGNNCIRSCRMIPMYRGSYRMRLYERDNFMGQMMEATDDCDSFMDRYHWSSGCMSCHVMDGHWLMYENPHYRGRMWYFRPGEYRNFRDYGGMRFMSMRRIMDSWY